Part of the Mya arenaria isolate MELC-2E11 chromosome 8, ASM2691426v1 genome, CATCATACATAGAACAGGATGGTACCAAGGTGATTTGTGCTGTGTAAGtgacttttgttttaaatctgcACCAAACTGTGATCAACCTCAGCGAAAGAACTGTTTACATGTGgacataaatgtttttcaaaaagtatatgAATGTGTGCCAGTATATTATAGCTGATTTATCCTTGCAGATAAGGTTGATAAATGGAGAATATTAAGTCAGTTGGTTGATCTGTGGGGTTATAGCACTTTGAGCAGCTTGTGTAATGTCTATATCACCCGAGACCGAAAGTTCAGTCCGATGTATCTTTACACAAGcaatttgaaacattcaaagaGATCAACTGACTATCAaagaataatttataaataaaagtagTAACATTTTTCTTCACAAAATCATACAAGTTTGATGACAAAGTTTTAACGTGCTATTTCTTATGCAAAGTATTGAGGAGGACAATTTAGGCATACTAGGCTACAGTGTGTAATAAAGATTCCGGttccatattttatgtttaaatcatgcaGTATagttgatataaaatgaatagGTATAAAATAAGTATGACTATGCATGTATTATTTAAGCTTGATTAAGAtagctgatatgaatcactcttGAGTCCATTTTCTGTGTAGAAACTAATGCTGGTGTTGAGAGGCCATGAAAAAGGACCCTTAGTAAGGATCAAAACCACAGTGTAATAGGCAGACACTGACGCTAGTTATTGGCATTGGTCAACAAGCCCTACCATTTAGAgtccagaatttgagcaagcctggaaacCATGTAACCAGTGCAGGGCTGGGGGCTGGTGCTTATATCGACTGCTGAAAATCATTAATGAGAGTTTGATCAGGCTAGTAaggtttgaaaatgaaaactgaGTAATTGATATCTTGGCTTTTctgagtttgttttttctttttcttttttaatgtcTTAGTACCAATTCTTTGGctcatattttttgtaaatcttAAAacttactagtctaaaataaagtttttggtATCTTgtataaattttcattaaagcTACGGCCCTCGCGCCGTTATCAAGAGAGAAGAATTTAGCATGCAGGGTCAAATGACTTGTGAGTTTAAGTTTGCGCCATTCTCGTGTCGCCAACGGAGACAACACATGCAGGACGCAGAGGAGAAGGATTACTCTGTTCAGTTGTTGGAGGCATTGGAACCAGCCGTTCTATTGGTTTGTTTTACTTGATTTCTTGCCTCAGTACAACTTAAAACTCTTGCTTTAAAACAACTCATGttcaaattgttttcttttaaacttatttatgaaacaagttattacattatattaatcactcttgctGGCACAATGTTACGCCagattatatttacaatatacataagAGTAGGAGTCTAATTTCTCTGGATCTTAATTATAAAGGACTTAATTCctaaaaaagaacagaaaaagaaaacactcaGCAGTAATTGTCAAAAAAGCTTCAGATTGCTGTTAGCAGATTAGCAGCTATAACAGGAACAAGATTGTTTCAGAAATCAgcttaaatttgtgaaatgTATTAAGGCTACACTGAAGTGATCAATTTATCTGTGCTAAAtgaaaaaagacattttttttgtaagattgATATACTGTTAAGTTTGTTTTGCCAATCTATATGTATACGACTATGATTtggacaaaaatgttgaaacctCAACAggaaagaaaagtaaaaaagaGAATTTGTAAAGAATTTAATCTTCAGCCcatatttgtcaaaaataaacacacagCAGGTCCATGTATTTGTGTTTTGCAGCACAAGTTTCCAAAAGCTCAAGTGAACATCTACATCACCGTGTTACAGAATGATGGAAGTGGTGAGTATGTCCTGAATAAAGTACACTGAAGTGTATTTCAAGTGTAatacttaattttattaattttacattttctacAAGGTAGTACAACAATATATTAGTCACTCTTATTGGCATGATGTGACATGAGTTTTTGATATTAGGGAAAAGCGAATGTCCACTGAGGATACCCACTTGCCTGCCTTAGTGTGATATAAGGGAAAACAAAAGTCCAGTCAGGATACCCACTTGTCCGCCTTGGTGTGATATTTGGGAAAAGCAAATGTCCACGAAATACCCACTTTTCCACCTTGGTGTGATATTTGGGAAAAACAAACATCCAGGGAGGATTACCACTTTTCCACCTTGGTGTGAtatttggaaaaacaaatgTCCTGTGAGGATACCCACTTGTTTGCCTTGGTGTGATATTTGGGAAAAGCAAATGTCCACGAAATACCCACTTTTCCACCTTGGTGTGATATTTGGGAAAAGCAAATGTCAACGAAATACCCACTTTTCCACCTTGAAAAGCAAATGTCCATGAAATAAACACTTTTCCACCTTGTTGTGATATTTGGGAAAAACCAAAGTCCTGGGAGGATACCCACTTGTCCGCCCTGTTGTGATATTTGGGAAAAACAAACGTCCAGGGAGGTTATCCACTTGACCGCCCTGGTGTGATATTTCGGAAAAGGGAATGTACCCATAGGAAGCTCCTCGGTGTCAACCAATCAGTTTTACCTGTACACAGGCCAAAAATGAAGACTGGGGTGTCTTTTTAATATGAGAGTAATCAAATTTCAACTTACTTACAGAcaacaaacttttaaaaagaatacaaaatgttagatttttttcttttttgtcttattttcaattttttacttttgtcttatttttggcattaaaaGAAAGGCAAGTCATTTTATATAGCactgtttaaatgaaaaatcaCTTCGTAATTTACAGCTTTTTTCCTTACATTATAGTACAAATGTGTGTTCCCTTTCCCCAGCGCTGGCGGCTTCAATGACATGCGCGTCCATGGCTCTGGCTGATGCTGGTATTGAGATGTATGACCTCGTTACAGGATGTTCTGCAGTAAGTAGTATCAATGAAGATACATGTGCATAGTCTTAAAATTTGGCTGGAATGCTATGGCTTGAAAACTAGTGATGAATGAATTAAGGTATGAATGTTATAGATTTGAGATAAAATactataactatatatattttatttaaaatctttaTCCTTCATAACTAAAGGATACTATTACTATTAGGGATAATTAGTGATACACTCTTCACATTCTATTGACATATGTATGGTATTATTAATTTGattgttaaaatttgtattaatattatttattaatacaagGTCTTTAAATAAGCTGTCCCTGATTTAAAGAAGAGCAATGTTCAAAGACTGAATAAAAGGCCATATTGACCTGCCTATATATAGACCAGAAACAGTTATTAAGTGACTTCATAATGGAAAAATCACTTCAAATTATAGAATAATTTAATACATCATGCTGTATCATGTAATAAAACACCTATTACTTTTAAGCTGTGAAATATACATTTGATATTGACCACAAAATCATTATTAGCTATCAGCTATCGCCTCGGTCAAAACTGATTTTTTGGTCATTATGACAGCATATTTTacagtaaataattatataaaatttgcttgcttgtgtatgtatttgaatattgccTAATGTACcagtaattgaaataaattctaaaaaaactcttaacttgacatgtaagcaattatattaaagatgtggCATTTAAGTATCTCAACTTAACTGCATTACTTCAAGATCGCAACAATAGCATTTAAAGTATCTAAATGCATGTATCAAGGAACTTAATTGTTTGCTGTATTTGCTGACCAGGATATAATACAATGTTGTTCTAGATGATAGTAGTCATATGGTTCATGTATATCCTGTGTTATGAGAATGATGCAATGTGCCTCCACATGTTGGTTAGATAGGGGAAAATCACACTTATCCCAATATCTTGTAAGCATTGAGCTTTGGGCATTGAGTATATTTCATTGATTTCTAATTCTTTGGCTATTTTTCCAGCGCATTAAAGGAGACACTATACTGATGGACCCTTGCTCCTCAGAAGAATATTCAGACAAGGTGAATTGGgctattttcttttcttatatatatattttttttacaacatattttatgttatactTAATCACATTAAACTTTCAGATTTGTTACTATATCTAATCACATCAAAACTGCAgcttatttgtttgaaaaagagAATTAAATGCtacatgaaaaaaaattgtctgtTAAGATGCACAATAAATGAGGTCAGGTGTTTTTGATGAGTTCAGTTGGTCGACTGcatacaaatgttttactcattCACAGACTTCATGtgggaaacatttgttttccagTAACTGAGctattttactgaaaaaaacaacaggaacTGACAGTAACTCATTAAAACAGATGTTTGTAAATTGTCAATAAGCATTACTTGCGCTTTTCTGCAAATGAAAGCattttctgttatatttttaaaaagttgttaacAATATTGCTCTTATATAAAAAATTGAATCACATGGGTTTTGGGTGACATAAATGTTtaaggacaacgttcaataactaagATGCAGTATAAGCGAATTGCATTGTAATTTATCTGCACACTAGTTATAGAATGGCTTAGCTTCATCTACTTGTTACTGTTCTGATATGGTAGAGAATATTACACAAAAGCAAATGAAATACTGTCAAACATGCTACAATTTATactaatcaatattaaaaaatagatCATTCTTATTACATACACTCGATTCTGGTTTATCTAGGGTAAAATCAAcaccaatgttatattgttaCAGGACAGTGCTACAGTGAACAACGGCAGTGTAACAGTTGGTATCATGCCTTCTCTCAACCAGATCTCAGCTGTCACCTCTAAGGGGGAACTGCATTTTGAACACCTCAGAAAGGTAGACAATTAGTATACCTTGCTTTGAGAACTAACAGGTCTGACCCCACCAAATCAATCTCctatatagtttttctatggtCAATTGACCAGTTTGCATGCAAGATAACGCTGATTTCTAGTGCTTCACGACCCCCAACTCCATAATTATATGGGGAGAAAGCTTcacttgtgtactaaacattataaaacattagCAAAAAAGTAACATTTGCCAAAAGAAATATAAgattggttgaacgtaacctCTATGTATTCGGTCAAATGACAATATCCAGTGTACGAGGACAAATAATGCGATGAAAAGGTTAACATAAAACCAAGGCCATTGAATAGCTTACACAGAAATGGGCTGCTTGATTGGCTACTCTATTAACCACTGCTATCAAAAATCTTACATAGAAAAGTGTCGACACCTAATACTAGTGAACGATTATTGGTATAtcattctgttttgtttattttccagGCTATCCGTCAGTGTGTGGATGTGTGTATCCAGCTGTACCCTGTGTGCCAACAGAGCCTCACATCAGCTGTCGAGGACCTTATACAGAAGGGGAGTGATACCTGAGCATGATGCCAGGGACATTGAACCGACATGATAGCAACCCATTCATACACGTTGATGATAAAAGATTCGAACAATTTATGAAAGTCATTCAGTTTTTGTCATTTAACGCAGGCCAGCCTGCAGACTGTGACTCATAGAGGCCATTggctatataattatgtttcatcAATGGAATTAATACTTTTAGTGCTTGAAATTAATTGGTCGTGTTTATTATCTTTAACATGTTCTGGCCTATCATTCTAATGCaattatatcatacaaaataaacatttaagttttaCATGTTTCTTATGTCTATCACTGCAAATGGTTTGAAATGTGTTTCGATTTACATCTAAATTGatgtaataattgttttctgtattGCAAGTTTGCAACATGTATGCTCACAAAAACATTAAGCCATTGGATATGTAGGAGTATATCTTATTAGACACTgaatatgtaatataattaagACACTGAATATGTTAAACTCTGCATTTACgaatttgataatttgtttatattatactATACCCTAGacttattatattaaaattaatgttaatagAACTTGAAAGGTCATGAATGTTAATTGTGTCATTCTATACACTTAACATGACTTAACCCTCTTTGAGTGGTTATCACTCATTAGGCTGAGCATCGTCGGACATACAAGTTTTCAGCCTGCTAAATGAAAAGACCATATCAGATTaagcaaagaaatattttcttgatttaaatgattgaaaaaacCCCCAgctcaagtttttttttttttaaaatggctTGTCTCCCACATTGTGTGGTCAAAGCtgagaaataattaatgatggacatgaaattggTACTTTTGAACTTGAGACGAACAACAGATACGAcaataccaagtatgaagttcctggatccaagcgttctcaagttattgagcagaaacgaaAGTGAAATATGGactgaaggtcactgtgaccttgacctactgaccttaaaatcaataggggtaatCTACTAATCATGACCAACTAAAGaatcaagtatgaagttccttggcccaagcgttctttagttattaagTGGAAACAGTTTTTCACTTCAAGGtcaccgcgaccttgaccttctgACCTTAAAATCACTAGGGGTCATccactagtcatgactaactgaaCTATTGAGTATATAGTTAATGGGCCCCAAtattctatagttattgagcggaaactggTTTTCACTTCAAGGgcaccgcgaccttgacctttgaattactgatctcaaaatcaataagcgTCATCGTCTGGTCAAGACCAACATGCATACCAAGAAGGAAGTTCACGGGTGAaagcgttctttatttattgatttttcacaCCAAGATCACCGCGatcttgatctttgacctacttATCTCAAATTAATAGGTGTCATCTACTAGTTATGACCAACTGGCAgatcaagtatgaagttcctgggtgcaagcattctgTAGTCATTGAGCGATAAACATTTTTCAGCTTAAGGCCACCGCCAACATATCATTTTCCACCTGAACCTCgacatttgacctactgatcccaaAATTAATAGGGGTTCCTTGGTATATACTTGGTGTGAAGTAATTGTTAATCACATACTTATGTTAAGTGATAGTTCATCGCATTATCATGTCAAGTGATAGCTCATCGCATTATCATTTCAAGTGATAGTTCATCACATTATTTCAAGTGATAGTTCATCGCATCATCATGTCAAGTGCTAGCTCATCGCATTATCATTTCAAGTGATAGTTCATCACATTATCATGTCAAGTGATAGCTCATCGCATTATCATGTCAAGTGATAGTTCATCGCATTATCATTTCAAGTGATAGCTCTCATCACATTATCATTTCAAGTGATAGTTCATCACATTATCATGTCAAGTGATAGTTCATCGTATTATCATTTCAAGTGATAGTTCATCACATTATCATGTCAAGTGATAGCTCATCGCATTATCATTTCAAGTGATAGCTCATCGCATTATCATTTCAAGTGATAGCTCATCGCATTATCATGTCAAGTGATAGCTCATCGCATTATCATTTCAAGTGATAGCTCATCACATTATCATTTCAAGTGATAGCTCATCGCATTATCATGTCAAGTGATAGTTCATCACATTATCATGTCAAGTGATAGCTCATCGCATTATCATTTCAAGTGACAGTTCATCGCATTATCATGTCAAGTGATAGTTCATCACATTATCATGTCAAGTGATAGCTCATCGCATTATCATTTCAAGTGATTGCTCATCGCATTATCATTTCAAGTGATAGTTTATTGCATTGTCATGTCAAGTGATAGTTCATTGCATCATCATTTCAAGTGATAGCTCATCACATTATCATGTCAAGTGACAGTTCATCGCATTATCATTTCAAGTGACAGTTCATCGCATTATAATTTCAAGTGATAGTTCTTCACATTATCATTTCAAGTGATAGTTCTTCACATTATCATTTCAAGTGACAGTTCATCACATTATAATTTCAAGTGACAGTTCATCACATTATAATTTCAAGTGATAGTTCATCACATTATCATGTCAAGTGATAGTTCATCACATTATAATTTCAAGTGATAGTTCATCACATTATCATTTCAAGTGATAGTTCATCACATTATCATTTCAAGTTACAGTTCATCACATTATCATTTCAAGTGATAGTTCATCACATTATCATTTCAAGTGATAGTTCATCACATTATCATTTCAAGTGATAGTTCATCACATTATCATTTCAAGTGATATTATTTCAAGTGATTTTATCAATGaagaaacaaaattgaaaaacaaatgtatttacaGCTTTATTCACATACTATTACACCAGGACATACATACATGAGGCAACTACGTGAGACAACACTTCAGGCTAAATGTGGTCAAAATCACACTTAATGTATTGGTCAAAAtcacatttataatttatacatcATGGAGAACATGCATTACATACTTAACATGGCAGATGGGAATTATCacctatatacatataattttacACTGAATACGCGGAGGGAAATAATCaactatatataattaaaatactcAGTTAAAGGCAGACTTAATTTCGATAATGGCTACCAGTTATTTACAATACCTACATAGCAAGTTTGGCAAAAAAACTGTGGATTGAAAATGATGAAGATACAGGCTAGCCATTCAAGAATGTACATAGGGCTGTCATAACTACCTCAATGTATAGAAAGACTTCCAACAATCTTCACTCAAAACTGATGAAATCCTTCAATAGAAACAGGAAGCTAAACTTACCACTGACCTACTCCGCAATGTTCAAATGCCCCCAGGACTTGCTCAAATCTTTGAGTTTAAGTAGCAGGGcgtgttaaatattttttaccaagCACTAGTGTAAGACTTCCGGATTGTTCATCAGTCTCATTTCGATTAATGTAGTTTTACACAGTCATAATAGCTTATGTACATTTACCACAAAGTaataaagaacaacaacaacaacaacatttaccacaaagtaataaagaaaaaacaacaacaacaatctctCAAATGTCTCTAACAAATTAGCGCGTCCATTCGAAACAAAGCTAACCCTACCAATAAAAAAGCCACTAtctataaaaatacatgtagcgTACGTATGTTTACTCATCCCACCTACCAACAGTGGAATTCAAAATGTCTGACGGCAACACGTACATAAAGAGAAGTCGTGAAGCTTCCCTGCTATAAAATGATAACTGACATCTCTATGTAACACGGGACTGGTTTTAACCAGAAAATAGATACCAAAATAGTTAATGGTGATTCTAACCGGCATGTGGTTActcaaatattgatatgttgCTGTTACTTGGTAACGCAATTATGTTAGcacttttatgaaaacaatatgttagcaaattaaataatacaacaagTAAACTACATCGCAGtttataacatatcaaataacatgTATGCACAACTATATAGCACTTCTGTTCGTTagttttttgtcaaaaaatgaaTGAGACGGggaaaaaatattacatgatatCTGCACATGAAGTTCAAATCATTACCAAAGATATCTATCAGGCCATTGTTAAATAATGATGAAGAAGTaatgaagagaaaaacacaaccTACAAATTACACAATGAAACATAACCGTTCaattaaaggcgcacaataagGGTCGATGCAGTTCttaatttttgtgtaaatgcatttttttgcatgtttaactcaattgacttaattgacttaatgatcaaaacaaacaaatgcatatgatttaggtacatatataaacaaattggCGATGTTTTGGCGCTTTTCTAACTGGGGATTTTGTGGCTaagtaatttaaatatacaaaaaaaacacaatcaaagtGGCTAGTATTTTTATCCGTACTTAAATTATAggtatttcttttgtttttaccattcaaatcaaAGGAATTAAAGATGATAAtggattatttatttttattttgcatcaaCCTCTATTGTGTGCCTCTAATACATAACCGcgatctatttcaaacataaatacatcATCACAAAACTTCCATAAGCATTCATGAAACAGATGAAACAACATACgataaaacaataactgtattggacagaattaaatcattgaaatatacAGTGCTACactcaattttaaaacaatcagcATAATAAagcataacaaaacaatgtttgttcCCGGTTTCCCAACCTACCCTATTTGTTTCGCACCCGATCCTATTTTTATGGCTATCGGACATACTTTTTCTAACctttattcttttttcttttggtATAAATATTTGGTAGTCAGTTGTACGGGAAGTAGGCCAATtgaaacacctcggccattattcaacgaagcttgccggagtttgccgagttgttacgattgaaaACAGGCGTGAATGTACCAAGACTAAACGGCAACGGTTCAAGTGTAAAAATTATAATCAGACATAACTTTAAATAACTGAATAAAGCAAGAAAAAGATCCCGACCATTTACCCTATATTTTGGAAGTGATATCggaaacaaaccatttttgtttGGCCTGAATAAATTACTCAAAGCGtccaagataaaaataaaacaaaagtacaaACTCTGCATTACTTGAATCAATGAAGATAacattggtttaaacatattttgggTTAATTCACATATAAACAGCGAAAGCTATACAGAATACATtggaaaacaaattttaaattgagGCGAAAATTCAAAGGTATTAGTTGTCATAACAAAATTGGCatgaaacaagaaaaaaagagcaaaaaagATTATCCTAGTTATAGTGAAAAACATATGAGAAACAAGTGTAAACATATATGGAAACATGTAATGGTAAAAAATCAAGAATCAAGACAATATCGATTACAGCACGTATGCATGGCATAACAGCTAATCTTTGGTTTTAAACCAATAGTTTATCTTTATAAACTCAAATGTTATTTCTGGCATGCTGTAGCTCCACGGCTGAACACTAAAATGCTATGATATATGAATAGCATTTAAAACACgcacaaaatgtaaatatttgtatttacatatagTTGTTTGTTTGTCCTTTCACGTGAAGTATGgaacgaaaaaacaacaacataaatacatacactaAACGTGCAGATATGACTTGCAAGATACAGTCCAAAAATGTAAAGGTTATGTTTTGAGTGAACACAGtatattaagttgttttaacttataaagtttaaacaaagtgtaaaaaatgtttttcatgataACAAAGAAAGGTTTAACGGATTGCTAAAATATCGTCTGCAATTCTTGATGGATCCAGAACAAACCAGTTCTGTATTCTTTAGATGTGTAGAGACCCCTATCTCGGACGATCGATCGGCGCTCGATGCAGGTGGCCTTGTAACATTGTACAAagcaaaacttaaataaatgaagaaaattgATCCGAAGTCTCAGCACATGATCGTCCAATCTGATATCGTTATAGCAGTATACAGatattgacaaaacatgaacaaaatatacatgtatgaccaACTTATCGGGGTGACAATGTAGAACCGAGGCATAAAAAGCCTtgttaatatgaatatttttaaaaaatgacacaCTTCAAAAAGAAGCAATATTTCTACCttttcacatgtataacacatgaGATGATAAAACGTATGAGATACAACAATACATTCCCTGAATGTATGCTATTAAAACTTCAGCGGAATGTTTAATATCGCTTTACACTACCAATCAATTAACCTTGACTTCTATACTACCAATCAGTTGACTTCGACTTGTATGACAGATATTGCTGGTTTCGTGTTTTTCTTCGCAGCGATTTCAAGTACAATGTAGCAGGTTGTTGTTACTACGCATGCGCCGACGATGAAAAGTATCTTTGATATCATACAAAGCAAATTAGACATGAGGAAAACGGCTATTCCAGCCACTCCTTGTAGAATCCGACAACTTCCAAACGCCTCCTCATAGCGGTCAGCGAAGACTGCCGATATCAGACCTAATGAAAAGGAACAAAATAGGTGTGGTCATCTGTCATTCCACTCAAGCAAAATGACAGAACATAGACTCAAACACTGCTAAATATGAGGATGGTATATTAACTGTCGATCAATCAAATGCAATAGCTCATTAGCACTGTAGCTTATCAAATGCAGTTCCTAtcaaccccccccccacacacacaccctaTATGCATTATAGTAATAGTATAATGGTGTAAAAATTAATGGTGCATACTATTGGTCTGTGACTGCCATATGCCATCGGCGAACCCCCAGACGCCCAACATCGCCAGGAGCCAGGGTTTTTCCAGCTCAGTCGGCTCCCAGTACATCATGCCGATGAGACAGCCCAGGTTTAAAGCGGCAGCTGAAAGTACACAATATTGCTGGAGCGACCTTGTATTTTATGTCGATGgtttatattatcataaaagTTTTACTCACTATCTTGCCTTACCTGACCCTTGCGACGCGTAATGATTTTACCTTGCAT contains:
- the LOC128243585 gene encoding exosome complex component MTR3-like, whose translation is MPTDTRRINGPESSISPYAFVKSKQLTDKAAESGRSDGRTFEKVRPIFLKTGLITQAQGSSYIEQDGTKVICAVYGPRAVIKREEFSMQGQMTCEFKFAPFSCRQRRQHMQDAEEKDYSVQLLEALEPAVLLHKFPKAQVNIYITVLQNDGSALAASMTCASMALADAGIEMYDLVTGCSARIKGDTILMDPCSSEEYSDKDSATVNNGSVTVGIMPSLNQISAVTSKGELHFEHLRKAIRQCVDVCIQLYPVCQQSLTSAVEDLIQKGSDT